The Chloroflexota bacterium genomic interval AGCATGCTTTTTGAAGCAGGGTCATACGGACACGCTCAAGCATTGGCTATCTTAGCCATGGAGGAATATGCAAAAAAGATTGTTCTGGTTGCTAGGAAAACCCACCCTCACAGGTTTGAGGAAGAAATGAAAAGGGCATTCTGGGATCATAATCTAAAACTGCAACTGGCCCTAGATAGGCTGATTAGAGAGTTTCCGGATGCTCCTGCCGATGAGCAAGTAGCAAGCGCAATAGTAGACTTAGCGAGCAGGCTCTCTTCTTTGAAGCAGGTGAGCCTCTATGTCGACTATGACAAGGACTTGGGATGGTTTGACCCCAACAAACGTGATTACAAGAATGTGGCGGCAATCCAGATACGTTTGGAGTGAACCCCTGAAGCTGGAC includes:
- a CDS encoding AbiV family abortive infection protein — encoded protein: MIPSQQLLEGIRLCTNNVEQLLKDASMLFEAGSYGHAQALAILAMEEYAKKIVLVARKTHPHRFEEEMKRAFWDHNLKLQLALDRLIREFPDAPADEQVASAIVDLASRLSSLKQVSLYVDYDKDLGWFDPNKRDYKNVAAIQIRLE